ATGGTTACCATGTCTGCATTCCCAATCCTCATAGGTGTAGGGATTGACTATGCGATTCAGTTCCATAACAGGCTTGAAGAAGAAATGGTGGATAAAGGGAATAAAAGTAGAGCAGTTATAGAAACCATAAAACATACAGGTCCTGCTGTTCTTATAGCTCTGGTAATGACAGCACTTGGCTTTTTCTCCCTTTTCACATCTACTGTGCCAATGATTCAGGACTTTGGAAAACTGCTCCTGATAGGCATTGCCATGTGTTACCTTGCTTCCATATTTGTAGGGGTTGTAATACTTTCAATATTTGATAGCTACTCAGATAGGAACCCCTTGAACAAAATAACAAAAAAGATAAAGCCTTCAAATCCGGAAAAAAAGAAAAAGCCTGAAGGAGAGAGTGAAAGCGACCGTCTAATAGGGAAAGTTCTCCAGAAAACTACCATTCTGACAATTAAATACGATGTTATCGTGCTGGGAATTGCATGCTTACTCTGTTTTGGCGGCCTCTACCTCGATCAGTCCGTACCTATTCAGACTGATGTTCAGACTTTTGTACCTCAGGATATGCCTGCCCTTGTGGACCTCAGTCACATGGGAGATGTCATGGGTGGAACCGATGAACTAAATCTGATCATTAAAGTTGAGGATACAGCCAGCCCGGATGTCCTGAAATGGATTGAACAGTTTTCCGAACATGGGGTGGCATCCAATAGCCATATTTACAGTGCCTCGAGCATTGTAGATCTTGTAAAGGAATATAATGGGGGAGTAATTCCTGATACCAGCCAGGAGATAGAGAATATTTATTCCGAAATCCCTGAGGCTCAAAAAGACCGCTATATCTATGGGAAAAATATGCTTCTCCTGAATTTCAATATAGGGAATGCGGTTGCAGACATTAAGGTAACAGGAATTAAGGAACTTACAAACATTGTCGAAGAGGATATGCAGTGGATGCCAGCTCCACCAGGTACAGCAGTTACTATTACGGGAAACAATGTGGTTTTTATAGAAGTGATTACTGCACTTACCAGCGGAAGAGTGGCAATGACTTTCCTGGGCCTTGTGCTCGTGCTCATAGGTCTCTTCGTTGTTTACAGAGACTGGGTGAAAGCCCTCGTCCCTGTGATCCCAATGGTTATAGTTATCGGCTGGTCAGGAGGAGTAATGAGCTTGCTCAACATCAGCTACACTCCTTTAACAGCTACTCTTGGAGCTCTTATTCTGGGAGTCGGATCCGAGTATGCTATCCTTATGATGGAACGTTACTTTGAAGAAAAAGATAAAGGGCTGCATCCTATGGAAGCAATCAATATGGCCAGTTCCAAAATAGGAAGCGCAATCGTCGCTTCAGGAGCTACAACAGTATTCGGGTTTATGGCATTGCTGGCTTCTCCTTTCCCAATGATATCTGACTTTGGGATGGTTACGGTTATTGACATCGTGCTGGCACTCCTGGCAACCTTTGTGGTCTTCCCACCACTTATGATCTTACTTGATACGTGGCGCGATAAAAGAAAAGGATCCAAGGCAGCAGAAAAACAGACAGAGATAAAAAAACAAATTCAGGGGGCCGAGATATGACACGAATGCCCAGAAAATTAAGGCAAAAAATGATTAAGAAAGTTACTTCATTTGCGTTAATTCTATTAATTGTATCAGTGACTGCACTTCCAGCCCTCGGGGACGATGATGATGAAACTAATTTCATTGTTCTGGATCAAGGGTCTACTGTAGACTACTACAAGAGTTACGGAGAGCCAATTATAAAGGCATCAGTGACAGGAGATCCCGAGTTAACAAGAGGAGAAACAGTAGACTTGAAGGTAAAAATCGCAAACACTGGAGTAATAGATGGTTTTAAGAGGCTCAATGCAAACCAGAAAAGAATAAACGACTCAACTGAGGAAACAATCGCACTGGCAGAGATGGAAGAAGAAGAAGAAGCCACAACGGCAAAAGATATCGAGGCTACCCTTCGATCGGAAACCAAATACATCGAAGTCGAATCCACAGCCAATCTCCAGAGTGTAGAAGAACTTGAAACAGGAGATACAGAAACCCTCAGTTACACCATCAAAATAGATAGTGATACACCTGCCGGAAATTATGAGCTCATCCTGCCTGTAAGTTATCAATACCAAGCAAATGTCAAAACCGTAACTGCGGATGCAATAAATCTCGGGATTACAGGTGTGGAATATTCAAGAGTGTATGAAACAAAGAATGAAACTCTCAGAATACCCATTTCCGTAAAAAGCGGGCCTAAATTCAAAGTAACCAATGTCACTGGAAGCCTTGTACAGGGAGAAAGCAAACTCATTAATGTTACCTATAAAAACACAAGAGAAGAAGTAGCAAGAGACGCTTTATCCCGGATAATCGTTATGAGCCCCCTGAGCACTGAGAAGTCTATAGTAAGGCTCGGAGATATAGGTCCTGGAGAAGAAAAAACTGCCAGTTTTGAAATTTCGGCAGATCAGGAAGCCCTTGCAAAGAACTACGGAATTAACAGCGAAATAAAATATATCGATGAAGACGGAGAGACCTCATTTTCAGAAAGCATGAAAGTGCATATACCTCTAAAAGCTACAGAGAAAAAATTTAGCATAACAGGAATAGCAATTATACTGATTATCGTTATCGCCCTTTACCAAATCGTGAATATGCACCGGAAAAGAAACAAGAATGATGAAAATGCATCAAACGATGAAAATGCACCAAGCGATGAAAATGCATCAGGTGATGAAAATGAATAAAAATGGATTATTTGCTACTATTACAACCCTTCTGATCCTCTGCTCTGCAGCCCTGCCAGCACAGGCTGCTTTCCCCAAAAATTTCGATATTAGTGAGAACTATTACAATGTGTATGGAAGTCCTGACCTTAATGCAACGCTCATTGGAGACAACCAGTATTCCAGAGGAGATACTGTAACCCTTAATATTGAAATGATGAATAAAGGAACAATCACAGGCTTTGAGGCTGATAAAGACGTGAGATTTGGGGAATCACTGGATCTGGTGCTCCAGCAGACAGAAATGCAGTATGAGTCGCAGGTTACAACAGCAGTAGGCATTCTTGCAACTCTTAAATCCGATGATCCAAATATTAAGGTCAAATCCGGAGCCCAGCAGGCAGGTACCCTCAAACAGGGAAAACAGAGCTCAAGTCCTACAAAGTTCACTGTAGAGATTAATAAAAACACTTCTGCAGGTATATATCCTCTGACTCTTGAACTTGCATACCAGTACCAGAACAATGTTCAGCTTGGGGGAGACGAATATGATACTACTACAGGCATTGTGACAAATAAGGACGTAGGTATCTGGTACGAAAACAAGACTCAGACTCAAACTATATACATAAAAGTCAAAGAGGAGCCTTACTTTGAAGTTACAAATGTAACGGGTGACCTTTACCCTGATGAAGGTGGAGTGCTCCGCGTCACATACAAGAATACTGGGGAAGAACCTGCAAAAGATGTAACTGTTAGACTCAGTGCAGCTGACCCCTTCAGTACTACCGACGACCAGGCTTACCTTGGAACATTGAATCCGGGAGAAGAAGCTGTTGCTGTTTTTGATATGGATGTAGACGAAACTGCAACTCCAAAGCCATACTCTCTAAGCAGTGAGATTCTCTATGAAGATGCAGACGGGCATGACCAGGTCTCAGATACTGTCAAGATTAATGTAGAGGTTCTGCCTGCCAAAGAAAGCCTTCCAGGATACCAGTTTGGAACCGGTATTGTATTCATGGCTCTTGCCGCCTGTTTCGTCATTTTCAGAAAAAAACAGAAGCAGGAATAAGTGGAAAGCTGGAAGACTGAGAAGTCAAGCAAACGTGCCTGTAAATATGACTCTTTCAGGCACACATATCCTTTTTTGTTGCTTTGTTACAGATCTTAAAATTAAAGATCTCAAAAATATACTGGATCTAAAAAAGAGATACTCAGTCTGAGAGATCAGACTTTTTTGAACTGGAACTTTCAGACTCTTTCTCACCGACAGCTATTGCGACCATTACTTCAGTGGATTTTATGACTGCATAAACCCGGTCTCCGGGTTTGATGTCAAGCTTTTCTACTGCCTCTTCCGTAACTACGGAGGTCAGTACTGAAGGTTCGATCTCAATGGTGAGCTTCGAGACAAGCCCGCTTTTTTCGACTTCAATTACTTTTCCGGGAAGCTTGTTTCGGGCCGAAAGCTTAAAACTTACGTTTTCCCAGGAGGTTTCGTCCCCTACGGCTTCATTAATCACCTTTTTATTTGTCTCGTACTCGACCAGCAGTTTTCTTCCGAGCTCGGTCAGGAAAGTGCCCTGCTCCTTTCCCCCACGCACAGTAACTACCGCAGGCTCGCCGAGGGCATCGTTCATTTTTTTAAGCATCATCCAGGCATGCTTGTATGAGATTCCGAGTTTCTGGCAGGCTTTCCGAAGGGAGCGTTCTTCGTCAATCGTTTTCAATAACTCGGCTCTGCCAGCACCCATAACTGTTTTTCCATCTTCGGTAAACCAGAGCTTTGTTTTCGCTTTCACAGACT
The genomic region above belongs to Methanosarcina horonobensis HB-1 = JCM 15518 and contains:
- a CDS encoding hydrophobe/amphiphile efflux-3 (HAE3) family transporter, giving the protein MKNTFEKLGFFVQNNRFSVLLIAFLFIIIAMQGAQLIEMKSGTETFVGKDSPLYQDYDHLYQSIFQTQSIVVMVEGNEVKNADLMEAVDRLEHQLRATNGVIETTSPASLIKTVNYQMTGRYELPETDEEIKAIIDGNPDIFSQIIPDNTHMLISVVMAGSASDKTQEDILTATEDAVSFAEFPPSYNIIVTGDPAFSISMNYEMNSSMGILLGLSAIFMLIVLLIVFKHVRWCILPLPVVLLGIVYTFGAMGYIGISMSMVTMSAFPILIGVGIDYAIQFHNRLEEEMVDKGNKSRAVIETIKHTGPAVLIALVMTALGFFSLFTSTVPMIQDFGKLLLIGIAMCYLASIFVGVVILSIFDSYSDRNPLNKITKKIKPSNPEKKKKPEGESESDRLIGKVLQKTTILTIKYDVIVLGIACLLCFGGLYLDQSVPIQTDVQTFVPQDMPALVDLSHMGDVMGGTDELNLIIKVEDTASPDVLKWIEQFSEHGVASNSHIYSASSIVDLVKEYNGGVIPDTSQEIENIYSEIPEAQKDRYIYGKNMLLLNFNIGNAVADIKVTGIKELTNIVEEDMQWMPAPPGTAVTITGNNVVFIEVITALTSGRVAMTFLGLVLVLIGLFVVYRDWVKALVPVIPMVIVIGWSGGVMSLLNISYTPLTATLGALILGVGSEYAILMMERYFEEKDKGLHPMEAINMASSKIGSAIVASGATTVFGFMALLASPFPMISDFGMVTVIDIVLALLATFVVFPPLMILLDTWRDKRKGSKAAEKQTEIKKQIQGAEI
- a CDS encoding COG1361 S-layer family protein; protein product: MTRMPRKLRQKMIKKVTSFALILLIVSVTALPALGDDDDETNFIVLDQGSTVDYYKSYGEPIIKASVTGDPELTRGETVDLKVKIANTGVIDGFKRLNANQKRINDSTEETIALAEMEEEEEATTAKDIEATLRSETKYIEVESTANLQSVEELETGDTETLSYTIKIDSDTPAGNYELILPVSYQYQANVKTVTADAINLGITGVEYSRVYETKNETLRIPISVKSGPKFKVTNVTGSLVQGESKLINVTYKNTREEVARDALSRIIVMSPLSTEKSIVRLGDIGPGEEKTASFEISADQEALAKNYGINSEIKYIDEDGETSFSESMKVHIPLKATEKKFSITGIAIILIIVIALYQIVNMHRKRNKNDENASNDENAPSDENASGDENE
- a CDS encoding COG1361 S-layer family protein, yielding MNKNGLFATITTLLILCSAALPAQAAFPKNFDISENYYNVYGSPDLNATLIGDNQYSRGDTVTLNIEMMNKGTITGFEADKDVRFGESLDLVLQQTEMQYESQVTTAVGILATLKSDDPNIKVKSGAQQAGTLKQGKQSSSPTKFTVEINKNTSAGIYPLTLELAYQYQNNVQLGGDEYDTTTGIVTNKDVGIWYENKTQTQTIYIKVKEEPYFEVTNVTGDLYPDEGGVLRVTYKNTGEEPAKDVTVRLSAADPFSTTDDQAYLGTLNPGEEAVAVFDMDVDETATPKPYSLSSEILYEDADGHDQVSDTVKINVEVLPAKESLPGYQFGTGIVFMALAACFVIFRKKQKQE
- a CDS encoding TOBE domain-containing protein, with amino-acid sequence MKAKTKLWFTEDGKTVMGAGRAELLKTIDEERSLRKACQKLGISYKHAWMMLKKMNDALGEPAVVTVRGGKEQGTFLTELGRKLLVEYETNKKVINEAVGDETSWENVSFKLSARNKLPGKVIEVEKSGLVSKLTIEIEPSVLTSVVTEEAVEKLDIKPGDRVYAVIKSTEVMVAIAVGEKESESSSSKKSDLSD